In a single window of the Coprothermobacter proteolyticus DSM 5265 genome:
- a CDS encoding ABC transporter permease: protein MLQITAELIWRTLVFTVATTALACVMALLVGTIYASLVRSPWSHLSFWRAMSSVPPVLIGLLVYLLFSRQGPLGFLRWLFTPKALVVAQFLLALPMAISLCLQHRVSLPRDMEEFIDVNLPKKRLNAMLLHLRGGLVNIGFLTWGRIMGEVGAATLSGGAIVGYTSTLSTEIMYRTNLGQFGNAIALGIVLLLISLIPSVILEVTSRAQR, encoded by the coding sequence GCAGAACTTATCTGGCGAACTCTGGTTTTCACGGTTGCGACAACAGCACTTGCATGTGTCATGGCACTGTTAGTTGGAACAATTTATGCCTCTTTGGTTCGCTCTCCATGGTCGCACCTCAGTTTTTGGCGTGCTATGAGCAGTGTCCCGCCAGTATTGATAGGTTTGCTTGTCTACTTGCTTTTTTCCAGGCAGGGTCCTTTAGGTTTCTTGAGGTGGCTTTTCACCCCAAAGGCGCTGGTTGTAGCGCAGTTTCTGCTTGCTTTGCCCATGGCCATAAGTTTGTGCCTGCAGCACCGTGTAAGCTTGCCTCGTGACATGGAAGAATTCATCGACGTGAACTTGCCAAAAAAGCGCCTTAATGCCATGCTTCTTCATCTTCGGGGTGGTTTGGTGAACATAGGGTTTCTTACGTGGGGGCGAATCATGGGGGAAGTGGGTGCAGCTACCTTAAGTGGAGGAGCCATTGTGGGCTATACTTCAACGTTATCAACTGAGATTATGTACCGAACGAACTTAGGTCAGTTTGGCAATGCCATCGCTTTGGGCATCGTTTTGCTACTCATAAGCTTAATTCCATCTGTTATTTTGGAGGTAACCAGTCGTGCTCAGCGCTAA
- a CDS encoding ATP-binding cassette domain-containing protein: MLSANVHFEIAGKRYHIQLELDNGLYLVMGPNGSGKTTFLRVLLGLHPYEGRVNMDKPVGYVPQHYQPLSASVEDNLRLFGVRTLPPGSPLEGKRRLSAMKLSGGEKAVLGLTQAMALEPKTFLVDEITAHLDQPSTIMVENILKEYSKQAVVFLVTHQWDTLLRLKVPTMLFLNNNAELLDADKAYNRLLETLK; this comes from the coding sequence GTGCTCAGCGCTAATGTGCATTTCGAAATAGCAGGCAAACGTTATCATATACAGCTTGAACTGGACAATGGGCTTTACCTTGTGATGGGCCCAAATGGTTCAGGTAAAACCACATTTTTGAGAGTGCTCCTTGGCTTGCACCCCTATGAGGGACGGGTCAACATGGATAAGCCTGTGGGGTACGTGCCCCAGCATTACCAACCGCTCAGTGCCTCCGTGGAAGACAATTTAAGACTTTTCGGCGTGAGAACGTTGCCTCCTGGTAGCCCCCTGGAAGGCAAAAGGCGTCTCAGCGCTATGAAGCTCAGTGGGGGGGAAAAAGCTGTATTGGGTTTGACTCAGGCCATGGCATTAGAGCCTAAGACCTTTCTTGTGGATGAGATCACTGCCCACTTGGACCAGCCAAGCACCATAATGGTGGAGAACATATTGAAAGAATACAGTAAACAGGCAGTGGTATTCTTGGTAACTCACCAGTGGGACACATTGTTACGTCTGAAAGTACCCACCATGTTATTCCTAAACAACAACGCAGAACTGCTGGATGCCGACAAAGCTTACAACCGCCTGTTGGAAACCTTGAAGTGA